A window from Vulcanimicrobium alpinum encodes these proteins:
- a CDS encoding insulinase family protein has product MRPSLRACAAALALPFLVAAAPAAPPVAGVDGGGGRAFVRADPALPLAGIALFVPAGLSRQSAGQDGLAALVAEALLHEPVDGVALEDAVAARGGSIAYVASAQYVRFYLEAQPQALAALAPLVARAFAKPAFEPAALAAARDALGRRIADNERDPRWVGLEMLRRSYYRDAAGTPALGTPASLAALDGAAARAFYAAWYARGAALIASVGQTGAATAAAARTIVAALPAGAAPAIAPVAVRPFGAQPKRMVTRRDVFAPYVVLGFAAPPLGDGDFAAALVVRALITDVFEASTSATASPLFRPAGTIYGYDTAPAQLAVWLNGSRIDPTTALAGVDAVLKDAAAKPLAPALLARYRETARGAWALESVSLDERAFAIGNAAAQGLDAGAADGVGAAISAVTAADVERVAKRWFRRFDVALVLPRQSGDGGAGN; this is encoded by the coding sequence ATGCGTCCGAGCCTCCGCGCCTGCGCCGCCGCGCTCGCGCTCCCGTTCCTGGTCGCCGCGGCGCCCGCCGCTCCGCCCGTCGCCGGCGTCGACGGCGGCGGCGGGCGCGCGTTCGTCCGCGCCGATCCCGCCCTTCCGCTGGCGGGGATCGCACTGTTCGTCCCTGCCGGACTGAGCCGCCAGAGCGCCGGCCAGGACGGTCTCGCCGCGCTCGTCGCCGAGGCGCTGCTGCACGAGCCGGTCGACGGCGTCGCGCTCGAAGACGCGGTAGCGGCACGCGGCGGGTCGATCGCGTACGTCGCCTCGGCGCAGTACGTCCGCTTCTATCTCGAAGCACAGCCGCAGGCGCTCGCCGCGCTCGCGCCGCTCGTCGCGCGGGCGTTCGCGAAGCCGGCCTTCGAGCCGGCGGCCCTCGCGGCCGCGCGCGACGCGCTCGGCCGGCGGATCGCCGACAACGAGCGCGATCCGCGCTGGGTCGGGCTCGAGATGCTGCGCCGCTCGTACTATCGCGACGCGGCCGGGACGCCCGCGCTGGGGACGCCCGCCTCGCTGGCAGCGCTCGACGGTGCCGCGGCGCGCGCGTTCTACGCCGCGTGGTATGCGCGCGGGGCGGCACTGATCGCGTCAGTCGGCCAGACCGGCGCCGCCACCGCGGCAGCGGCGCGCACGATCGTCGCCGCGCTCCCCGCCGGCGCAGCACCGGCGATCGCGCCGGTGGCGGTGCGCCCCTTCGGCGCGCAGCCCAAGCGGATGGTGACTCGCCGCGACGTTTTCGCGCCGTACGTCGTCCTCGGGTTCGCGGCGCCGCCGCTCGGCGACGGCGACTTCGCCGCGGCGCTGGTGGTACGCGCGCTCATCACCGACGTGTTCGAAGCATCGACGTCGGCGACGGCATCGCCGCTGTTCCGCCCGGCCGGTACGATCTACGGCTACGACACCGCGCCCGCGCAGCTCGCCGTGTGGCTCAACGGCTCGCGCATCGATCCGACGACCGCGCTCGCGGGCGTCGACGCCGTCCTCAAAGACGCGGCCGCGAAGCCGCTCGCGCCGGCGCTGCTGGCGCGTTATCGGGAGACGGCGCGCGGCGCGTGGGCGCTCGAAAGCGTCTCGCTCGACGAGCGCGCGTTCGCGATCGGCAACGCGGCCGCGCAGGGTCTCGACGCCGGGGCCGCCGATGGGGTCGGCGCCGCCATCTCCGCCGTCACCGCAGCCGACGTCGAGCGCGTCGCGAAACGCTGGTTCCGGCGTTTCGACGTCGCGCTGGTCCTGCCGCGGCAATCCGGCGACGGCGGAGCGGGGAACTGA
- a CDS encoding M16 family metallopeptidase — MTAAGTRTGAALVAALLVSGPPAARAAGPAPAATAAPAGLTTIVRPDPAQNAAAVALWYRAPTGGFGPKPVPGLSRLAAMTVTASTPITGTSLGRLVTRYGGRLTVAAYPSAVSITALVGPESAPAIVRAMTADFFAPVVDQGGLQSGRRDAAEDALLRSFEPSEAIENALGTALFADGPFHDGTIGTPATLASVPLADVKAFAERAFRPANAVLVLTGNVDPAAAQSAVTRDGAAPDPEPIPAPASRAAGPVVLRSASVDGQGLGWAGPPIGDEASATAMDFLAESLFAPKTGSVRRALGPLRATVTGKFVTYHDPGTFLVTIAGDDAAAALPIVERAIAAAATPLPPAAFNAARTAFVYQLLSELQTPAELADTFGWYAVEGNAPYAPAEAGMQGRYFTAAAALTPQAVARVAARYLAVPPAVVTLTKAAPAAKRA; from the coding sequence GTGACCGCTGCGGGCACACGAACTGGGGCCGCGCTCGTCGCGGCCCTTCTCGTCTCCGGGCCGCCGGCGGCGCGGGCCGCCGGGCCGGCACCTGCGGCGACCGCAGCACCCGCCGGGCTGACCACGATCGTGCGCCCCGATCCCGCCCAGAACGCGGCGGCCGTCGCGCTCTGGTATCGTGCGCCGACGGGCGGCTTCGGTCCGAAGCCCGTCCCGGGGCTCTCGCGGCTCGCCGCGATGACCGTCACGGCCTCCACCCCGATCACCGGGACCTCGCTTGGCCGCCTCGTGACGCGGTACGGCGGCCGGCTGACCGTCGCCGCCTATCCCAGCGCCGTCTCGATCACCGCCCTCGTCGGTCCCGAGAGCGCCCCGGCGATCGTGCGAGCGATGACCGCAGACTTCTTCGCGCCGGTCGTCGATCAGGGCGGCCTGCAGTCGGGCCGCCGCGACGCCGCCGAGGACGCGCTGCTGCGCTCATTCGAGCCGTCCGAGGCGATCGAGAACGCGCTCGGCACCGCGCTCTTCGCCGACGGACCGTTTCACGACGGGACGATCGGGACGCCGGCGACGCTCGCGAGCGTCCCGCTTGCCGACGTGAAGGCGTTCGCCGAGCGTGCCTTCCGGCCGGCGAACGCGGTCCTCGTGCTGACCGGAAACGTCGACCCTGCCGCGGCGCAGAGCGCCGTGACGCGCGACGGCGCGGCGCCGGATCCTGAACCGATCCCCGCGCCGGCGAGCCGGGCCGCCGGGCCCGTCGTCCTGCGCAGCGCATCGGTCGACGGGCAGGGCCTGGGCTGGGCCGGCCCGCCGATCGGCGACGAGGCGTCCGCAACCGCGATGGACTTTCTCGCCGAATCGCTGTTCGCGCCGAAAACGGGGAGCGTCCGGCGAGCACTCGGGCCGCTGCGTGCGACGGTCACCGGCAAATTCGTTACCTACCACGATCCCGGAACGTTTCTGGTGACGATCGCCGGCGACGACGCTGCTGCCGCCCTGCCGATCGTCGAGCGCGCAATCGCCGCCGCCGCGACCCCGTTGCCGCCGGCGGCGTTCAACGCCGCCCGCACCGCCTTCGTCTATCAACTGCTGAGCGAACTGCAGACCCCGGCCGAGCTCGCCGACACCTTCGGCTGGTACGCCGTCGAGGGAAACGCGCCGTACGCCCCTGCCGAAGCCGGGATGCAAGGCCGTTACTTCACCGCCGCCGCCGCGCTGACGCCGCAGGCCGTCGCCCGCGTCGCGGCGCGCTACCTTGCCGTGCCGCCGGCGGTCGTCACGCTGACGAAAGCCGCGCCGGCCGCCAAGCGCGCCTGA